In the Gorilla gorilla gorilla isolate KB3781 chromosome 1, NHGRI_mGorGor1-v2.1_pri, whole genome shotgun sequence genome, GGAATCTTTTTTTGATTGTTAATGCCAACATTTCCCAGAAGATGAGAATTTACTGCTTTTGCCAACTTGTGATTTGTTAATGCTAGCTCTGCTGTGCTGTGGGGTTGTACACTAGGGGAGTAAGTTTGCTCTCTTCCCCATTGCAAGGAAACTAAGAGCTCCTCCAATAATCTGCATAGAACACACATGAACACCGGACATTAGTAAGAgagcaaaatgtaaaaattaataatagtaaataggtaatacaaatatttctgaaattataTAACATCTTTCTCTGATCCCTTTCTCTCTCAGAGTTCCATAAATTTGGATGTCTTAGTCAAGTAAGTTAGACTACAGAAAGCATATGTTAATCTACTAGGTTGTTGTCTGAAAATCATTTAACAAACAGTACTTTTCTTTGTTCTCACCTTTTAGTATAGGAACTACTTACATAATTTGTGCAACTATGGGGATATTCATacggtttttcttttttggtcagtTACATTAATTGATTCTTGAATGCTAAACCAATCTACAATTCCTGGGATTCACTTTACTTGgtcaaaatgtataaaacttttTCTGTATTGTTGGACTTGATTCACTGAAAttctgttaaggatttttgcatttatgttcattagAGATATTAGTTGTTGGTTTTTGGCTAATGGTTCTGATATCAAGACAATGCTGGTCTCATGAAATGAATTGGAAATTGTTTCCTTCCCTTCTGTTTTCTAGAATAATTTTTGTAAGTTTGGTTTTATGTCTTCCTTAGATGTTTACTAGCATTCATCAGTGAATCCATCTAGACCTGGAATTTCCTTTactggaaaatatttaatttttaactatgtattatcttttttacGTGTATAGAGTCTATATTGTACCCCCCCCCTTCATTCCTGATACTGGTAATgtatatcttctctttttttcctgattaaACTGGTTAGATGTTTCTTGTGTTTTCATTCTTCTAATTTCCCCTATAATTTGCTCTTTGACACTTACTGATTCTATGTGTAATAAATCAactatataaaaatgcaaaaggcTTTTAAGGAAGACCATCAATTTTGATAGTTCTGGAGTATATGGACATGAAAACAAGCTCTAATACTGTAGGAAGTCTTCAAAAAGATCTCTTTCCACAGGAGAGACAGGTACACTTCTTGGCTTCTACCGAAAACTGTACGACTACAACTATAACCAGCAATTGCTTTTAAATCCAGAGAATCCTTCTACTACAGATATAACTAATTATTTCCCCAATTAAGAATGTGAAAAGCATGCCTTCTATTTTTTCAGTCCTCTTCCCTCCCAGAGcatctattttaaaatgctacTAAAAGTATATGCTCAGTAAGTTATCAAATGTAGACacacccaaaacaaaaacaaacaaacaaaaaaaccaaaactacaaTAACTTAATTTGCAGGAGAAAGCAGAAGAGTTCAGAATGTAAACAAGTGCCATACTTCTGGGTAGCTATCATTTCTTGACGAAACTGTTCCCGTTCACTTAGGAGATCTTGTATAGCCCCGTGTGCATCACGGTTTTGACGCTGTAAAACTGCTCTTGAGTTGGTTAACTCATCTGCCATTACCCTGAAAAAGATTAAAATCTTACATATAAATTTGCTGACAATAATACAGTGTAAAAAATTGAATATACTACTTTGTGACTGTCACTTTCAGAAGCTAACAAAGATTTAACATAGTATAGTTACttcacagtttttaaattttggctaaagaacattaaaaatgtttattagctTAGAGTTCATTAAAGGGATTcagttaaaatattcatttagacAATGACAAAGGCAAAAGTTATTCAACTTTCCTATATAATGACTTTTGGAGTACATCTCAATCTTACTCTAGATTGaccaaaatttgaaagaaaaaattattaaatatttttaaatacagaaaaacttAAAGAGACAAACAAAACTAAATTATCTTCTTCACTCAATTACCTCTTTGCcctcagaaaaatattaatataaaaagatttatataaagttttttgTCATGCCCAGCATCCCTATCCTTTTATATGCAGTCAACAAAGTTTTtttacatttctcaaaaaaaaatttatgtatatttcaacatatacatgtgttaaaaataaatttatccactttatttacaaaaagagaTACTGAATACGAACTTTTCTAAATCTtagtttttcatttaataatttatcTTAGAGACTTATCCATTTTAGCACATATACAGCTATCTCATTcccttttttcaaaaattagcttcatgttttctactgattggatacacaaaattttatttaaccaGTTTTCTATTGATGGAATTGAAGCAAAATGTTCAAGTATGGTTAATCggctgaaaaatttaaaattaaaatttaagtctGAGACTGCAGTTACTACCAAATTccccaaaatgaaaacaatgttgACATTAGAAGATTACATCAATTAAAATACCAATAAAGtcatatttaacttttatttaaaaatctaatgaAATGTTACTATTGGTGTTGATCAGGATGTTAAAAAGTTGCATATTGCAAAAATTTGTACAATATATTCATGATTTGCCTCTTAAAATGTACAATGAGAATTAACTCAATTAACTTTCATTCTAAGTGAATAAATAGTTCATTTTTCCAAATAGCATAATGAACTAGCACAATTAGGAGATAAACAAAAGACTGTTAAAGAGAGTGAACTACTACTACAAAGTGTCAGAGATATTAAGACATGAAAAAACATTTTCCTAAAAATGTATTCATCAAAATCAATGGTTCTTCAAATACAACCTGTAAACCTTTGGTTGTTTTATGAGAAATCTCCAGATGATTCAATTTAAATCAACAGTTATGAAACATACTCTATAAAGTATTTTGCTAAGTTCCAGAAATACACAGATGGATAACATCCAGATCTTGTTATCTGGTAACTATCAGTTGAGGCAGGGAGGGGATAAACAGACAAAGAATCATACTATATAGCAGTTTCCCAACCACCAGTGTGTTGGGAGGCCTGGATGAGGACCCCAGGGTTTTTGCTGCCATATGAGAGTAGCCTCATCCAGTATGTCATAAAAATGTTACAATTTTCTATTTGTGCATAGAGAGAAAAAGGTTGGGAAGCTTTATTATATAGTTAAAAGAACAATGAGAAAAGCGCATTTAGAATGAATAATATTATCTTGGGGAGTCCAAATAtttgaatggggaaaaataatttaGTTTGGCTTTTTGTGATTTTAATGTTTACTAGATGTCTGAGTTTACAGTTTTGTTTCAGTCTTAAACATTGTATTTTTACTATACAGTAAACTACAACTCAGGAATAAGGGATGATCCTTATATCACTTCTTCATTTAGGGAGACTGTGTGACTATCCAGAAGAGAGAGAGTCCACATCTTAAATGAAGTACTCTGATGACCTTAGTCAGAAATTTTCACACTACAATCTACTTTCTTGTGTTATAGATCAAAAACCTGATGGAGCAAAAACTAGGAAGTGAAATACTATTTGCTGTAGAAAATACCTGCTTGCAAGGAATTTACTTCGCCATACATCACACTGTATTGACATACGTTCTAACTGTTCAGAAAGCTGAGCTGTGTTTCGACCTAGGgcttcattttctaaaataagctGATTTTTCTCACGGGCTAGACGTTCAAAGTGATACTGAAGATCATCCCCAACAGAAGCCACCAGTAACTTTTTTAACTCACGATTTACCTAGAAGAGAACGTAATCAATACAACGAGCTCAAAGTAATATCACTAACTTTAAtgtaacaaaattaacaaaaagagACTGTGTTTCTGTGTAATTTTGGACCTCCGTGACTTAAAGTTTCtatcaaaaagtaaaattaaatatttaagttcCATACGATATATAAACCATCTCTCTCTACTTCTCTCCATACATCTATATCCACAGTCCGTGTGGTAATAAACTGAGCCTCTTATAGTAAGAGTAAAAAGAATTATGAAAATAACAAATTGCTTCTAGTCAacacttaaaggaaaaaaaattaaaacaaaaccaatacaTTTTGATAAAAAATATGACAgagaatgttttatgttttttattaaacatttataagTTAGTGTATTGCATCCTaagaatttacttttaaaaaataaagcaaagtaagTAATCCAGTATGTTTCTAAGTATGTTCTTTACATCATTACTGAAAagagcaaaaaattaaaacagatatcCAATAACAGTTATTGGTATATGGTATAGCTATTGAAGAACACTGTTGCTATTAATAATGACACTGTAATAGAATATTCTGTGACATGGCAGAACATTAATAACTGAAAAAAGTGGGTTATAACACTAAATGAACTCAATGTATATGGTTATGCACATATAGCTGGATGAAATGATTCCGGTGGCActattttcattgtgtttttctgtattttctaaaatttttacacATAAATTTGTACTACATTTTGTAATGAgaaattagttatttaaaaatatatttgtataaaaacactAACCATGGTCTCACTTATGAAGACTTGTATCTAGCCAAAAGATGCATGGTCTAATAGAGAAACAAGGGAAGGGGCAAGGCAATTTTTACTAAGATGCAAAGATTAAAGCAACACACTTAAGGGctacagatttttttcatttacaatGAAGACACAGTAAGTTATACCACCATTCTCTTTATTCCAAGTATCCCGTATACACAAGCAAAAATACTTGGAATTTACGGATCCTTAAAACAAGGACTGCTGGTCAATTACTATGCCTGACTTGGTCAATCTTTGGTCTGGCAGTTTATAATTGTAACCTACTTTTACAACTTATTGGTGGTCTTGTCCAAAGCACCTCACACCTCCATCTTCAATGAGGTTTAGAGTATAAGTTCCCAATATAAAGTATCCCTAGAGAActgagaaagaatgagaaatttAAGAGGAAGCATTTTAGAGAAATGACAAGCTAGGATGAATGACATTCCCATAAAGAAATGTAGTTTTCTAACATGCAGGTTTAAAAGGTCCAGACGTAAAGAGTAGTACTCATTTTATCAATTAAGGCTCTTCTTACCTCTGTCTGTACACGGAGCTGGTTTGAAAGACCTTCTTTGTCCTGTAGTAACCTTCTTTCAGAATTCTTGAGCTTTTCCAATACATTCTTTACCTCTGAGAGTTCCTTATTAGGTTCTATAACTCCCTCTGACTGACCAAGGAATTCTCCTTTATGATGTCCCAGAGACTTaacctttgtatttttgttggGGATATCATGAGTTATAGCAGCTTTGGGAACTAATATTCTTACAGCTTTAACTTCCATTGCTTTTTCAGTGAGCATTTTCCCTAGCTgaagaactcctgggctctctgATGGAACTGCTTTCTTCCATGGACTCTGAAGACTATGATGCTTTCTAGATTGGACTCCGGAGGTAACTTCAACAGATTTAGGTGGTTCCTCAGTTTCCATTCCATCTCCTGCTCCTCGGATTGGGGATGAAGTAACGGTGActaacaaaaaggaaacaaaacagaaactactTACCAAGAAGAAATGCCAAGAAAATGCTAAGACATGCTATACCCTATATTCAAAATTACTGGCActaaaaagaatgcaaaaaaaatcagagaaaaagtaattttcaAAACAATCATGTGTCAACAAAAGATACATGTTTAAACTTTCCTTCAGTAGACAAGAGATTTGGAATCAGAATATTTGGTTCTGACTTTTACTTTCTAGTATAACCCTGGGTAAATAATTTAATCTTCCACGAATCTCTATTTCCTAATTTGCAAACCGGAGATCATAACAACTTTGCTATAGAATTTTGgtaagaaaaaatgtaataagaTGAAATGCTTGGCATACTGTAGACACTCAATAAtgttagttaaaaataaatgtcagctatatatatgcatatttgaaACCATCTACATCATAAGAGATTCATCTGTTTTGTGAACTCTTGGCGTAAGAGGAAGCAACATATATGTTACACtgaaaaatttattaagaaaagattCAATCCTATTCTTAGGCCTAACAGTTTATGTCCTGCTTACACAAGTGAAACTACACTGGATTGTCAGATTAAACATCCTTATACCTCACTTTCACCATATCATACCCAAATTCTTTTATTGTTCTCTCATTCCCTCTAGTGgctttcaatttattttgagTGCACTGTATTCCCAATAAAATGCCTTgcatgtagtgtgtgtgtatatatatatatatatatgtatatatgttataaacaataaatgaatgataACAAGGGGAGGGACAAAAGACGAGCACACAGATCAGTAACAATGGTTATAATGATGAACTCTGAGTGGTCACGGGCAGCAAACATGGTGCTGGGTACCTAATGAAGGCTAGACATTCTATGAGGTAAGACCACTATGCTTAAGAAATTTACTACCTAATTTAGGGGACAGAACAtacatataaaaagataaaatgtattaCAGGATAATATAAAATAAGTGTGCAGGTAAGtggtataaaaatatttcaatagaaaTTTTATGTCTATCGAAACATTAAGGACAATCATGAACTACTGATTGGTCTTCAATGAATTCATCACTGTCCAgccaaaccatatatatatatgttttatgtatatatatgttttatatgtatatatgttttttatatatgttttttatatatatgttttatatatatatgtgtgtgtataatgtaaTCTCCTAAAACAAAGACTTAAAACAGAATTCCTTTTATACTTGTAACAGTAATAAATTTCGTAAGcttaacatattttttattttatggctaGAATATATTCCCTTCAAGTTAATATAGCATTTACTTTCTTATTATTCTACTGTTGAATATTTAGACTCTTTACAATTTTTCACTATAATAAATAAGGCTTTATTGAACACTTTTATGCCTACATATTTTTCTTAACTTCTgagttattttttcaaataaattcccAAGCATAAAATTAATGGGTTTGGTGAAGATCTGTACAGCCGAAATGCCTTCGAAAATCACTCTACCAGTGTATCTGTGGATCTATGCCTAATAtccttactatttatttatttgcatgctCAATACCTATGATTTATAtggtacttaaaaataaataagaatacatGTAAACTGTTTAGAATGGTATTTGACACAGTAAGCACTCATTAAATGTTAGGTCCTAttgcttttattattctttaaataaattccTAATAAACTTTGGATGTTGATATGGACAGAAATAAAGTTAACTTATTTAATGCCATAAAATACAATTCTGACTTTCATTCTCTTATGTAAATCTTAAAGTTATATTGCTAGACTATAGGACTATTTATTCAAGTAACAGATttacttttttcaaatttttcccaTGTAGAAATGTTCTGGGAACCTCGAGTTATGTTAATTAGACAGGAGGTGGAAACATAGCTGAGGTATAATTAATGTGTTctattttacaaaacattttacaTTAGAATAAAATCGTGTCATTTCTATATGAAATGTAAACTAAGTTTAAACACCCCTTGGGCCTTGAGATTGActctacttttaaaaagataaacaaaggaATACTTCAGAAAGTGAAATAAAGGCCTAATATGCTGGGTTTGGTAAATTAGTTAAAACAAAGCATGGTAGCACTGACAAGGAGAACTTCCACTGAATCATTTAAaaacagcttactgcagccttgagttcctgggctcaggtgatcctcccacctcagcctcccaagtagctgggactacag is a window encoding:
- the BLZF1 gene encoding golgin-45, which produces MTTKNLETKVTVTSSPIRGAGDGMETEEPPKSVEVTSGVQSRKHHSLQSPWKKAVPSESPGVLQLGKMLTEKAMEVKAVRILVPKAAITHDIPNKNTKVKSLGHHKGEFLGQSEGVIEPNKELSEVKNVLEKLKNSERRLLQDKEGLSNQLRVQTEVNRELKKLLVASVGDDLQYHFERLAREKNQLILENEALGRNTAQLSEQLERMSIQCDVWRSKFLASRVMADELTNSRAVLQRQNRDAHGAIQDLLSEREQFRQEMIATQKLLEELLVSLQWGREQTYSPSVQPHSTAELALTNHKLAKAVNSHLLGNVGINNQKKIPSTVEFCSTPAEKMAETVLRILDPVTCKESSPDNPFFESSPTTLLATKKNIGRFHPYTRYENITFNCCNHCQGELIAL